From a single Phalacrocorax aristotelis chromosome 1, bGulAri2.1, whole genome shotgun sequence genomic region:
- the DCUN1D5 gene encoding DCN1-like protein 5 isoform X1 encodes MEKFCEDIGVEPENIIMLVLAWKLEAESMGFFTKEEWLKGMTSLQCDCTEKLQSKFDFLRSQLNDISSFKNIYRYAFDFARDKDQRSLDIDTAKSMLALLLGRTWPLFSVFYQYLEQSKYRVMNKDQWYNVLEFSRTVHADLSNYDEDGAWPVLLDEFVEWQKVRQAS; translated from the exons ATGGAAAAGTTCTGCGAAGACATCGGTGTTGAGCCTGAAAAT attATTATGTTAGTTTTAGCCTGGAAACTAGAGGCTGAAAGCATGGGATTTTTTACCAAGGAAGAATGGTTAAAAGGAATGACCTCATTACA gtGTGACTgtacagaaaaattacagagTAAATTTGACTTCTTGCGGTCACAATTGAATGACATTTCATCCTTTAAGAATATCTACAGATATGCCTTTGATTTTGCAAGG GATAAAGACCAGCGAAGTCTGGATATTGATACTGCAAAATCCATGTTAGCTCTTCTGCTTGGAAGAACTTGGCcactgttttcagtattttatcaATACCTGGAG CAATCAAAGTATAGAGTTATGAACAAGGATCAGTGGTACAATGTGCTAGAGTTCAGCAGAACTGTCCATGCGGATCTTAGCAACTATGATGAAGATGGTGCAT GGCCTGTTCTTCTGGATGAATTTGTTGAATGGCAAAAAGTTCGTCAAGCGTCATAG
- the DCUN1D5 gene encoding DCN1-like protein 5 isoform X3 has product MNMQVPMKLWGLKEWKSSAKTSVLSLKMCDCTEKLQSKFDFLRSQLNDISSFKNIYRYAFDFARDKDQRSLDIDTAKSMLALLLGRTWPLFSVFYQYLEQSKYRVMNKDQWYNVLEFSRTVHADLSNYDEDGAWPVLLDEFVEWQKVRQAS; this is encoded by the exons ATGAATATGCAG GTCCCGATGAAGTTGTGGGGCCTGAAGGAATGGAAAAGTTCTGCGAAGACATCGGTGTTGAGCCTGAAAAT gtGTGACTgtacagaaaaattacagagTAAATTTGACTTCTTGCGGTCACAATTGAATGACATTTCATCCTTTAAGAATATCTACAGATATGCCTTTGATTTTGCAAGG GATAAAGACCAGCGAAGTCTGGATATTGATACTGCAAAATCCATGTTAGCTCTTCTGCTTGGAAGAACTTGGCcactgttttcagtattttatcaATACCTGGAG CAATCAAAGTATAGAGTTATGAACAAGGATCAGTGGTACAATGTGCTAGAGTTCAGCAGAACTGTCCATGCGGATCTTAGCAACTATGATGAAGATGGTGCAT GGCCTGTTCTTCTGGATGAATTTGTTGAATGGCAAAAAGTTCGTCAAGCGTCATAG
- the DCUN1D5 gene encoding DCN1-like protein 5 isoform X2 — protein MPVKKKRKSSGSAAATEDTGLKKCKLGSYCRSQASGKVISGEEHFSSKKCLAWFYEYAGPDEVVGPEGMEKFCEDIGVEPENIIMLVLAWKLEAESMGFFTKEEWLKGMTSLQCDCTEKLQSKFDFLRSQLNDISSFKNIYRYAFDFARDKDQRSLDIDTAKSMLALLLGRTWPLFSVFYQYLEQSKYRVMNKDQWYNVLEFSRTVHADLSNYDEDGAWPVLLDEFVEWQKVRQAS, from the exons ATGCCGgtgaagaagaagaggaagtcCTCGGGGTCGGCGGCCGCGACGGAGGACACTGGCCTTAAGAAGTGTAAACTCGGCAG TTATTGCAGATCACAAGCCTCTGGTAAAGTAATAAGTGGAGAGGAacatttttcaagcaaaaaGTGCCTGGCTTGGTTTTATGAATATGCAG GTCCCGATGAAGTTGTGGGGCCTGAAGGAATGGAAAAGTTCTGCGAAGACATCGGTGTTGAGCCTGAAAAT attATTATGTTAGTTTTAGCCTGGAAACTAGAGGCTGAAAGCATGGGATTTTTTACCAAGGAAGAATGGTTAAAAGGAATGACCTCATTACA gtGTGACTgtacagaaaaattacagagTAAATTTGACTTCTTGCGGTCACAATTGAATGACATTTCATCCTTTAAGAATATCTACAGATATGCCTTTGATTTTGCAAGG GATAAAGACCAGCGAAGTCTGGATATTGATACTGCAAAATCCATGTTAGCTCTTCTGCTTGGAAGAACTTGGCcactgttttcagtattttatcaATACCTGGAG CAATCAAAGTATAGAGTTATGAACAAGGATCAGTGGTACAATGTGCTAGAGTTCAGCAGAACTGTCCATGCGGATCTTAGCAACTATGATGAAGATGGTGCAT GGCCTGTTCTTCTGGATGAATTTGTTGAATGGCAAAAAGTTCGTCAAGCGTCATAG